The window TAGTCATAGCCTCCCCCAGCCACCCCTTCCAAACTGGAAGGGACATAAAATTCAATGTCCTTCAATTCACATTCCATTACACAACAATATTACATGGTACAACTCTACGGAAATTTCTAACATTGGAATAAACATGCATCAAAGAATGACTAAGCTTGCTTCAGCTTCTTTTTTTCCAGGAGAGATGCAAAATGGCCAAAACTTCAGAGCTGTTTTGCCCTCTCATTTTCCTGAGGAATGTCGAACCTTCACGAGCACAAAAACAAGATATGATCTGTACATGCACTAGAGATGACTTTGCTTCAGCTTCTTCTTTTCCCAGGGAGAAAACGTGTCAAACAACGAGCTGTTTTGCCTCTCATTCTCCCTGATAAATGTCGAAACTTCatgagcacaaaaaaaaaaaaaaaaaaaaaatatgatctGTACTGCACTAGAGATGACTTTGCTTCAGCTTCTTTCTTTCCCCAGAGAGAAAAAAGCAAACATAGGAGCTGTTTTGCCTCTCGTTCACCCTGAGAAATGTTGAAACTTCATGAGCAGAAAACAAGATCTGATCTACCAGATTAGACCTTCAGACTACCAAGACTTATATGCACCACATTTATTCTGCACTGTACCACTTCTCTAACACACAAAACATCAGGCTGCACCACAATTACCCTGCATATAGCAGATTGTCCTCTTAACAACCAAATATCAAACAGAATCAGACTTTTCATCCCTCGAGTCTTTCTCGCGGTCAACATTGTCACCCTCACTTTCATCGGATTGGATTACCCTTCCATCTGTGGTTCTGGGCACCACGCCTACTTTGGGGCAGTCGCCATTGGGACAAGATACTTCATCACCAACTTGTTGAGGTGATGTTGTATCACTGGTTTCTGGCATAGTATGAGGTGTTTCAGGTTTAGGTGGAGTGAGGAGGGATTGACGGCAGAGGGGGCATGTGCTATGAGTGGCTAGCCAGTGATCAATGCATTCCATGTGAAATATATGACCACACACAGGTATCTGTTGAAGTTTATCATCTGCTTGGTAATCACCTAGGCACACTGAACACCTGTCACACCAAAGAGACAACTTCATTAGAAAATGTGTTCAGAGTGTCTCTCTGTTAAACCTTTTCTTCTCTTCATAATCTGTAAATCTTATACATAACGAAAATAAAACCCACAGCAGCCACTATAGCAATTAAATTTTGGGGATAAGTTCGATAAGAGATAAAAAAACAATACACAGCAGAAAGTGCACCAACAGAGAAGGTTGAAGCAACAAATATCTTAGATGAAGTCGCAGACCATTCATGATAAATGCATTTTAAGAGATGGGCCTTCTGTTCCTATGATGACAAACTCAACTCTTTATGATGAAATTTGGTTGGACCCATATATTATTGTTAGCGGGGACAATATTATTTTCACAAATTTAGGTATCGATGTCTGAAGATCCACATATAGTTGTTTGTGTCGTGACACTCCATATAGGCATTTCTTTTaccaacatgaaaattttgtacAAGCAATCAACATTTGGATGCTATTTCTTTTTCTCGATACTGCTCCATGCTTGCTCCCCAATTCAGgtgtaaaaattaaaaaaagcctCAAGGAGTTCAAGCAGTTCGATTACAGGGGCAGATCTTCACTAATATTTACAAATTAACAGGTAGTAGGATTTAATTTATCTAGACGCATAAGGAGATATGCACAATGTGCTTGTACTTATCCTGAAAAAGAAAAATAGGCCGGATCTATTTGCTTTTCATTTATTTCTCTAAATTACATCCAGTATTTATACATGTATAGGTGTCTGATAGTGATATCAAAGTTGGTGCAAATGCTAATACATGGACTTGGAGATGGACTCTACCAGGTCAAAACTGGAGATTTCTGGTTTGAAAAAATCATGTAAAGACACACTACTGGCTTAATTGGTtcagagttttttttttcccctcaaaaaATTGGTTCACAGATTCGATATTCTTTCCCTGTTAGACAAGGCGCCACTTGGGAGATGCCTCGAAGGTTGTGAACTTCTGATATTCCTATAGATGTTACCACCGACTGGATATTGGTGGAACTAAGCTCACTTCTCATGCACAAGAGAGCAAATCAAAAGACAGCACTTGGGTGAtttaaaatctacaaattgaCATCCATGCAAACTGGTTGCTAAAATTTGACATTATACATGAGGGATCTGCGTAGCAGCTTGCCACCTTTGTCAACATGTCAATGTGTTGTGATTTGTGACATCAAGCAGCTATCTTTTGAGAGGTACTATTACACAAGGGGAAACACATAAAATTGCCTGTTGAGACCATAAAATCCTTATATTACATCAAGCCAAGTGATTTCCATGCCTGATTATTCCTTCATTCTACTTTGCAATCTACTACAACACCAAAACAAGTTACATCCACCACATAACAACCCACAAAATATATATTAGCTAACAACCTTCCATAAATCAATTATCACTCAACCCCAGCCTGATCGCTAATCAATTGTGTTATTAATACTCTTAATACCAAGACACATgtcaatttcatttcaatactaaATAATTTGCCTTTCAGACAAATCAGGGATCTCATGATCTCACAATTATTCTTGCACTGATAACTAGGTTAATATCAACAAGTTGGTATCACTTATAGGAATTCCTTGCTTCCATGTCTTTTAATTTTAGCGCAGTCTCAttgttcttttttttatttttttatttttttaaatatatataatttttatttaaGATCTTGCGACTTTCCTCCATGTGATTTTAGGTTTACCTTGAATCATCATAACTTACACCTACAGATCAATACATTTGCCACATCTATATTCAATAGATCGATATATGAGGAGGTCTACCGAGAACATGGCTAAACACTCGAAATATCAGAATATCCAATTTGCCAAAATGTCAGGTTGGTTCATAAGGTTGCAAAGCTTTGTTAGAGATATTCCTACCCCTCCCCTTTCTAGTGGGGTTCAACATAAAAAAGCATGGAAAAAGGTCAATGGTGTAGACTACCAAAACATAgaaagaaatcaagaaatagagaGAGACTTACTGTGCGTCTTTGACAGAGAAGCTCTCGTGGAAAATAATAACTGGTAGCATCTCTCTCACCTCCTTCTTCAACCCCAATTCACACTGGTGGAAACAACCACAAATCAGTTAAGTTATAACAACAACACATACTAATAATAAAGATCAATCAATAATTTCCAAGTCCTTAACATACCCTTGACAATTCATCAGCTTCCATATTATTGGTGGGCAATTGTGGACTCCTCATCCTTAAAGAAGACCAGTCAACCCTTCGACGACGAAGAtaaaatatgtagaaaaataCCAAAAGTAAGAAAGCAAAGAAAACAGGTATTGAAAAGATGAAAGCTTGATAAAGCTTCAAATGAGATGAAGCTTCAACACCAGTGTTTTGCTGGGATGAAGCTTCAGAGTAACCTTTTCCAGCATAACTAGACATGACTTACAATTCTTTTTTATCCCTTAAATACAATCCAGGCTCTGGGATAACAACAACAATTGTCCCTTAGAAATGTGAATTCAATTTAGTGTAAGTACGAACAGGACTCAGATGGAAATGTTAGCTTGAAGAGGAGAAAATGGCAAAGGAAAAGACAGATCAGAAAACTAGGGATAGGTGCAGGTGGAGATAGATAGATATCTAAGAGAGCAAATTTATATATACAATGGAAGGAAATTAATTTTACTAGACAAAGTCTTGGGATTTGTACTTGGGAATCTAGGTAGAATTAATTTACTCTTCTTCCGGTCTTAGGCCATCTCCATCATTTTTTATACCAAATGCTATTTTAgtacaaaaaataatattttaaagcTCCAATCTTATATTATG is drawn from Lycium barbarum isolate Lr01 chromosome 8, ASM1917538v2, whole genome shotgun sequence and contains these coding sequences:
- the LOC132606188 gene encoding RING-H2 finger protein ATL7-like isoform X1 — encoded protein: MSSYAGKGYSEASSQQNTGVEASSHLKLYQAFIFSIPVFFAFLLLVFFYIFYLRRRRVDWSSLRMRSPQLPTNNMEADELSRCELGLKKEVREMLPVIIFHESFSVKDAQCSVCLGDYQADDKLQQIPVCGHIFHMECIDHWLATHSTCPLCRQSLLTPPKPETPHTMPETSDTTSPQQVGDEVSCPNGDCPKVGVVPRTTDGRVIQSDESEGDNVDREKDSRDEKSDSV
- the LOC132606188 gene encoding E3 ubiquitin-protein ligase ATL59-like isoform X2, which encodes MRSPQLPTNNMEADELSRCELGLKKEVREMLPVIIFHESFSVKDAQCSVCLGDYQADDKLQQIPVCGHIFHMECIDHWLATHSTCPLCRQSLLTPPKPETPHTMPETSDTTSPQQVGDEVSCPNGDCPKVGVVPRTTDGRVIQSDESEGDNVDREKDSRDEKSDSV